A DNA window from Anaerocolumna sp. AGMB13020 contains the following coding sequences:
- a CDS encoding FliA/WhiG family RNA polymerase sigma factor produces MNAEYKIKLWEDYSKNKSSEVRERLITEYAGLVKVVAGRLSMYLGYNVEYEDLVGYGIFGLIDAVDKFDYTKGVKFETYASFRIRGAILDEIRKMDWIPRTLRQKQRKMDTAYQKLESVLGRAATDEEMANELELSMKDYELWQNQTNISNLFSLDEFLEQGSESNVESNLSSNYETPEQITERNELKTILTDALEVLTEKEKKVIILYYYEELTLKEISIVLEVSESRISQLHTKALQKMRRKLGCNIELLFMT; encoded by the coding sequence ATGAACGCAGAGTACAAAATCAAGCTTTGGGAGGATTACAGTAAGAACAAGTCTTCTGAAGTGCGTGAAAGACTCATAACTGAATATGCTGGATTAGTAAAAGTTGTAGCCGGAAGGCTCAGTATGTATTTGGGTTACAATGTGGAATACGAAGATTTAGTTGGTTATGGAATATTTGGACTCATAGATGCGGTGGATAAATTTGATTACACCAAAGGTGTTAAATTTGAAACCTATGCCAGTTTCAGAATTAGGGGAGCAATACTGGATGAGATAAGGAAGATGGACTGGATACCAAGAACCTTGAGACAAAAACAGCGTAAGATGGATACAGCATATCAGAAACTGGAGAGTGTTCTTGGAAGAGCCGCTACCGATGAAGAGATGGCAAATGAATTAGAACTATCTATGAAAGATTATGAGTTGTGGCAAAACCAGACGAATATATCCAATTTATTTTCACTGGATGAGTTTCTGGAGCAGGGCAGCGAAAGTAATGTAGAGTCTAACTTAAGCTCTAATTATGAAACTCCGGAACAGATAACAGAAAGAAATGAATTAAAGACAATTCTGACCGATGCATTGGAAGTGCTGACTGAAAAAGAAAAAAAAGTAATTATTTTATATTATTACGAAGAGCTTACTTTAAAAGAAATCAGTATTGTACTTGAAGTATCGGAATCCAGAATATCACAGCTGCATACCAAAGCACTGCAAAAGATGAGGCGAAAGCTTGGTTG